The Candidatus Cloacimonadota bacterium genome contains the following window.
TTGAATTTAAAAATTGAAAGGTTTTATCAATAATGAAACCTTTTGCCAGGCTGCCCAGATTCAATTTGAAACCGTTTGGTTTTATCAATTTATTTTCAGCGATCTGCAGCTTATCGAAACCAACAAAATTCAGAGCTGTTTTTATGGAATCTTCTGAAGGGATCCACTTCTTATCATAATTCCATAATTCAGATAATCTTCCGATGGAAACATCATATTTGCCACTTGTTTCTTTATAAATCTTAGAAGAAAGATCAATTATTTTTTTCAGGTCAGGATTGAGTTTTAATTCAGGTTTCAAGCCTTCATTGAAGTTCCAGATGGTACTTCCTTCTTTATAAAATGAAAGTTTATCTTCCAGATTTTCAATTAGTTTAAATGCACCTTCCAAATAATCAGCTCCATTTATGTCTCTGGTTTCAATATTTATAGTAATTATCGTATCCAGCAGAAATCTGGTTTCAGTAAAATTTCGTACTCTATAAAAATATCGATATAATCCAAATGCGATAACAGCGATCAGAATTATGATATTAATAATATCTTTCTTTTTCATTCGAATCCTTAAATAATGAAAA
Protein-coding sequences here:
- a CDS encoding FAD:protein FMN transferase, which translates into the protein MKKKDIINIIILIAVIAFGLYRYFYRVRNFTETRFLLDTIITINIETRDINGADYLEGAFKLIENLEDKLSFYKEGSTIWNFNEGLKPELKLNPDLKKIIDLSSKIYKETSGKYDVSIGRLSELWNYDKKWIPSEDSIKTALNFVGFDKLQIAENKLIKPNGFKLNLGSLAKGFIIDKTFQFLNSKGITNGFINAGGDIRIFGQNKPLNIGIQHPRDDRNKVIGVLKIKDKSIVTSGDYERFFMKDGIRYHHILDPDTGYPSRNATSVTIIANKAMTADAYSTALFLMQPENAMQLVNSLPGIEASILVENAGKIEIYESNGLDEYKSRE